The following is a genomic window from Nitrososphaerota archaeon.
GTGCGAACGGAAGTGTCGCACCAGTCAGGAGCTTCATAGGCGTGAAAATCTCGGGTGAGGCAATCATCGTGCCGGTGAGGTACGAGCCGCCTACTTCCAAGAGGAACGCTATCTTCAGAGCCATCTCCAGGCCTATGGTCTTGGTTATTTTGACCGGCTCTGTCGAGGCGCGCCTCGGCACGAAGAACCTAGTCACGTAGTGGATCGCCATCAGAATCACAGCAATCAGGTATATGTCAGCTTCAAAGGAGAACGGATACCTGTAGACTGCCGTTTCGAACGAGGTCGCAGGGAGGACAATCCCTTCGTAGAATACACCCAGGGCGAGGATAAAGAGTCCAGAAACCGTCAGTCTTGTTTTCATCCAGCGCATTTGTACGGCGGTCTGAACGGCACCAGAGGTGTTCATTCCGACCTAACCAGTTGGGTTAGACGGCTATTAAATCGTTTTGAGTGCAGAGACTTTGTCAATCTGTCAGCGATATGTCCCCTCTTGACCTGACTCGCTCCACCGCTGCCGAACAATGCGCATCAGAGCTGACCGGGGGCGACATTATGCCGTCACGACCGCACCATAGAAACCTGCCGAACGAGCCTATCGTTGACTCAGCGACGTCGGTCTTTTCGTCATCGCATCGTGTAATCTAGGAGATAGAAAGCATCTTCGACTTCCCGTCGTAGGTCACTTTGAACTTGTCGAGGAATGACCTTCCGAGGACCATGTCGTATGGCAACAACAAGGACGGCTCCATCTCCAGTGAGACCGCTGTCACATCCTCAACCGCAAGGTGGCCGATCGAAACCCGCTTCAGCCTGACCATGATACCACGTTCCACTCCTCTGAAGGACATCAAGTAGGGCGCCTTTTGGGGGAAGACCTCCCTCCACTCCCTGGCTCTGTTGGCGACGTCAGAATACCCCAAGAACACAGCGTCGTTGGCGAACATCAGGCAGTGGGTGGAGTTGAAGTCTACCAGGGCAGAAAGTTCTCTTGTGCGGCCGCCTGTCCCGGCAACGCGACACATGACCAGCATCGGATCCTTGACCTGGAATGTCAGCTTCTTGCTGCCGAACACTCAGCTCACCTTCGTTAGCCGCAGCAGTCTGTGATCCCAGTCGAGACTGACTACGGCGTGCTTCAGTAGGCTCTGACCGATAACCGCTTCAAACCCGATCTCCTGGGGGAGGTCTATTGCCGCGAATTCCACCCTTTCAAAAGAAAGGCCGCCTATCTCCACCGCCTCAACCTCGAAAATGACCGTCTTGCTGAAGCCTCCTGCCGTCATCAGGGTCCGTGCGTTAGGGGGGCCGACCGTCTCGTGCTGGAACGCCACCTCTGGATGGCCGAAGATGTACGCGTCCCCCTTGGGGACGATACAGTACTCATACACCGGGTCCACAAGTGCTCTGTACTCCCGGGCCTTGGAGTTGGACCCCTTCACCCTGACGAAAAGGGAAGGGAACCTTCCCAACTCGAATTCCGTCAAAGGAGCATCGGATAAGGCGCTTCACCGGTGTAGAATATGCAGATGTCGGGGTACTTCATCAAGCCGGATCTGAGTCTGAATCTGTCTACGTCCTGACCCACCACCTTTCCCTTGGAAGGTTGGGAGTTGGCGTCCCGGGCGGTGACCAGAATAGCCACCCAGCGGTTCTTGTACTTCCCGGTAATCTGGTCGAGGGTGAGGTCCTCTGGCTCATTTCCACCCTGAGGCTGACCCGCACTCAATCTACGTCAACCCAGATGGGCAGAGAGGACGACATTCACGATACCCTGCGCTCTAGAGCCTCTTAAGGAGTTGCCGACAGTTGGAGAGGGTTGCTCCCCATCCTCAGCCGTCAACGAGGTCGCGCGCCTAGCTCAGCAGCGTCAGCGCCTTACTCACGGCGCCCTGGGCTAGGAACACCCTGAAGGAGTTACCTGTGCCAGTCGTGAGCGGGGTCGCCCCTTCGACCGCCTTCGCGGCTGCCTCTTGAATCGTGCCGGTCGTAAGGCTCTGCCCGACGAGGAATGACTCCGCGGCCGTCGCCCTATGTGGCGCGACGTCGACCCCTCCCAACACCAAGCTGGCGTGGGAGATGGTGCCGCCACTGATGGTGAGCACAGCCGCTGCGCTAGCGAGTGCGAAGTCGAAGGACTGCCTTGCGCGCACCTTGTACCAAGAACTCACGGAGTTCGCAGGAAGCACTGGGACATGAATCTCTGTAATCATCTCGTTGTGCTGGAGTGAGTTCTCCTTTACCTTCCCCCCTACTATGGCTACTCCTGGGAGGAGCTGGCTGATTGGCATGTTGGTGGTCCCGTTCGGGCCTTGCACGGTGACGTCCGCATTCAGCGCGAAGTATGCTACTGGCGTGTCGCCAGGGTTGACTGCAAATGTCAGCCTACCGCCGAAGATGGACTGATAATATCTGTTGTCGCCCAGGACGCCGTAGCAGACGTTGCCGCCATTTTGCCAGCAGGGATAGTTGTTTCTCAGGTACCAACACCAAGTGTCTTGGATGATGTCGCCGGCGGCTGTTGCTTGGTTGCGAATCTGGGGGGCGGCCACGGTGGCCGCGGCCTGACTCAAAACCGCGTAATACTGCGCTATGTTCGGGTCGGAAGCGATGGCTGAGACGGGCGTGGTGGCACCGATTCTGAGCCCATCGGTGGCATCATATTTTATGTAATTGAGAGGGAGGCTTGAGATGTCGATCACATATTTCGGGGTCTTGTATGTCACACCATTTTTCATCGAGTAGAGGAGATCCGTGCCGCCCGACACAATCCTAGCTTGGTCGCCATACTGTGTCAGGAAGGAGACCGCCTCCGCAGGCGTGCTCGCCGTGAGCAGGCCGAATTTTGGTACTTCGTTGTTGCTACTCAATTTCTCACCCTCTATGATGTCGTGCTCGACGTCGTGCCCGATGCGCCGTTGGGGTTGCTATTCATCCATTGTATCGCCTCTACCACGTCCTCGATGCGGACAGGGGTCTTGTGGAACCTGTACCCGCCCAAGGCGTTGCTGAGGGCATTGATGAAGGAGATGTCAGCCGCGATGATGCAGTTCTCGCCTATCCCTGTTGCGCCGAATGGGCCCGTGGGGTCGATGTTCTCCACGGGGATTACGTTCGCCGAATCGGGATTCTCGTATATCGTGGGTATCTGGTAGTCATGGTAGTTCGGGTTGAGCCAGCTCCCTGAAGTGGGATAACCCGGCTTCACAGTAACGTTCTGGCTGGGGTCGTTCAGCAGCTCTTCGAAGAAGGCCGAGCCGATTCCCATCACCGAGCCGCCCATCATCTGGTGTATGGCGCCCTTGTAGAAGATGGTCCTGCCTAGGCCCAGAGCGAAGGTGTGACTGATGACATGAACCACCGCGGTCTCGGTGTCCACCTCTACCTGGGCGAACCTAGCTCCGGTTGACCTGTAGGCTACGTTGAATGGGATCTGCCATACCCCGAACCCCTTGATTGAGCTCGTGAGTAGAGCCGCGGCGTCTTTGAAGGAGATGCTGTTCGTTGGGTTCGTGGTGTCATAGATTGTGTCGTTTCCGAAGGCGAGGTTGTTTGCGTTTGCATTCAACTGGCTCGCCACTATTGGGAACCACTGGTTCTTGAGATCCTCTACGGCATAGAGCAGAGAGTGGGAGTTGTGCGTGGACTGGCTTCCTGCTGTCACGCTGGCGTTGGTCGTGTACTTCGTGTCTGACTGAATCAGCTTGACATTGTCCATCGAGGTGAGACCGAGCGCCTCTGATGCGATGAGGGGGAAGGTTGTGTTGCCGCCGGCGCCGTGGTCGGTGAGGCCGATGTATACGGTGACTGTCCCATCGGGGTCGACCTGCACCTGCGACGTGGATGGAGGGAAGGGAGAACCCTTGGAGGCATTCTGGATGCACATCCCTACTCCGACCCTCTTGGTGCCGTTGACGGAGCTGGGGACGCCCCACCCTTTCCACAGGTTGCTCCAACCGAACGCTTGCATTGCTTCCTGGAGCGCCTGCGGTTGTGCTATGGTGGTATATGGCAGGTTAGCAAAGGGCTCGACTGCGTTCGGAGCCTGCCTCATGTTCTTGAGCCTGAACTGGGCGGGATCCATGTTGAGCTTGTGCGCCAGCTCGTCGATGGCGGACTCCATCAGGAAGTGGCCTTGCTCTTCACCGACGCTCCTCATTGCCGCCCCGTTCGAGTAAGCGTCTGTGGTCACTGGGATGCTGTAAAAGCGCATGTTTGGACAGTTGTATGCGTTGTAGAAGTCGCCGACCGCGTCTGCTCCCTGGGCACCGCCGCGTCCTCCGACGTTGGCTGTGTACACTCCGTCGATGGCTACCAAGGTACCATCGTTCATCGCGCCCAGCCTGAACGTAGCCGACAACGGCCACCTGTTCGTGGTAGTGCGCGCGTGCGTGAGCCTGGTGTGGACGAATTTCACCGGGGCGCCAATCTTCTGCGCAAGTACGGCAGCCAGGACGTATTCCTCTCCGGAGGACTTGTTCCCAAGGCCGTTGCCCAAGGCACCGCCGTCCTCATAGCCACCCAGTGAAGTGCTGACCCTCACGTCTGTAGCTGGGATTGCGAAGTACCCCGCCAGCAGCTGCTGGACGGCCCACGCGAACTGGGTGGAGGCGTTGACAGTCAACTGTCCCCCTGTCCAGTAGGCTACCGCTCCTCTAGGAAAGATCTCGAAGTGCTGTTGTATCGAGGTGTTGAATGTGTCTTCGTAAACGACGTCGGCGTTTGCAAGCGCAGTGTCTACGTCACCCAGATTCAAGGTGAGCGTCCCCGACGTCACCGCCCCGTTTTCGCCTACGCCACCACCGGGGACGTTACCGCCCGGCCAAAGCTGCGGAGCTGTTGCCTGAAGCGCATCTTGGGCGTCGAAGACGTATGGGAGTTGTTCGTACTCTACCTGAATCAGGTTCAGGGCGTCCACCACCTCGTTCGCGGTGGGGGCAGCCACTACCGCCACGGGCTGGCCAGGGTACAGCACCTCGCTGCTGACCAGCGGCGGATAGGCTCTGGCCCCAGCGCCAAACAGGGCACCGACCGGAAGATCAGACTCCACGAGAGTCACATATCCAGCAGCTTGAGCCGCGCTGACGTCTATGCTCGTCACCTTGGCATGAGGATGCGGCGCGACGAGGAAACCAGCGTACCACATGGTACTTTGTCCTATGTCGCTAGGACCTATGTCGAGGGTGTACTTCCTCTGACCAGTCACCTTCGCGTATATGTCGCGTCGAGTGACCGCCTGGTTGCCCACCAGATTGAATTTGGCGTTAGGGTCCAGGTTGTTCAGGCCGCTGCTCTGGGGTTTGCTACTCATTACGCGCTACCTCCCTGAAGATTCTGCGCCGCCAGTTGGATGCTGGCGATGATTCCGTCGTAGTTTCCGCACCTGCAGATGTTCCCGCTCATCGCAGTCTTGATCTCGTCCAAGGTGGGGTTCGGATTGCTCAACAGGAGGGCAGTCGCAGACATAATCTGTCCCGGTTGGCAACCGCTGCATTGCCCGCCGTCTTCCTGTACCCAAGCCAACTGCAGAGCGTTGAGGACTCTACTTTCAGCGCTCGCAGGAATGTTGTACCCCTCGACCGTGACGATTGAGTGTCCAGCCGCACGATATGCAGGGTATGTGCACGACATATAGGGAACGCCATCAATCAAGACGGTGCACCCCCCGCATTCTCCTCTGTTGCAGGGCCGCTTGGTGCCTATCAGACCAAGGTCATCCCGAAGCACATTGTTCAACATGTCTCTTGGCTCCACGCCCACGTCGTAGTTCTTTCCGTTTATGTTCAGCGTAACAGGCTGAGAAGCAAATGGGTCAGAATTTGACGTCGCAGGGACGTTCTCAGTTGGAGTCTGGACCACGGTAGTGCTGTTACCCGTGCTCAGGGCGATTCCGCCTAAGCCAATCACCCCGGCGGAGATTGTGCTCGCCTTCAGAAATGTTCTCCTATTCATCTTCGAGTCCAACGGTGTGGACTCGGACTCTTCGCTGTGGGACTGCTTTGTTGTAGAATCCTCACTTCCCATGCCTAACGGATGAGGGTGGGTGGGTATAAAGCATTTGTTTCTGCACCGGGTTACCTTAACAAAAACGGGAAATCTCGGCAGTCGCGTGTCTCGCAAAAAGATGACACCCGTTGCGTGGTCCCCACGGAACCATGCGCAAAGTCGAAGGACGCGCACGATGCCTGGAGTGCCCGGCTGCACTGCTCGAGAGAGAACTGGTTGACTCGATGATGTTTCGCGCCAAGTAAACAAAGCCTCGGTTGGAAAGATTAAATAAGCAACGGCGGCGCAGACTCTCTTGTCCGTTCTGAAGAGGTTTTGGGCAAATGTCTAACGCTTTCAACCAAGCAGGGAAGAGGAAGACCGTGGAGTCGATGACCTACCACGGCACGACGACCGTGGGGCTCGTCTGTTCCGACGGAGTCGTGTTCGCGACCGACACTAGGGTGACCGCTGGAGGGTTCATCGCCCACAAGAAAGCCAAGAAGCTGCTCAAGATTGACGACAACATAGCGATGACGATCTCCGGGGGGGTCGCCGACCTGCAGTACGTCGCAGACACCCTGAAGTATCACACCAACACCTACAGGATTGAAAAGGGAAGGCCCATGCCGGTGAAGGCCGCCGCCCAGGTAGTCTCCAACGTCGCGTTCTCGTCGAGGCTGTATCCGCTTCTTGTAGACGTCCTCATTGGAGGGGTAGACTCCACTGGAGGCTCGATATACAACGTGGACTTCTTCGGGTCGATGAACCAGGAGAAGATGATAGCGACAGGGAGCGGGTCGCCTGTCGCCTATGGGATCCTGGAGGCCGAGTTCAAGGAAGGGATGACGACGTCCAAGGCCTATCCCCTTGCGGCGAAGGCCATAATCGCGGCCACGAGAAGGAACGTCGCGACGGGGGACCATTTCGACGTGGCGATTCTCGACGCGGAAGGATTCAGAGAGTTGTCGGAGACCGAGAAGGACAAGCTCCTGGCCCAGTTTACAACTGACAATTAGTCTTGGAACAGAAAGCTAGCGGAGTAGGCCTGATGAGCGCCATCCTGACCAACATCCCAGCGGAGGCTCAGATAACGCGCATAGAGTACGAAGGGCCAAGAATCGCGCTCTATACAAGGAACCCGGCATTCCTGCACAAGAACAGCTACGTCATCTCGGAGATAGTCAACTCTCTGAAGAAGAGAGTCGTGACAAGGACGGAGAAGTCCATACGGAAGCAGGAGAGCGACGCCCGGCAGATTCTGGAGCGCCTCGTCCCTCCCGGGGCTGGAGCGTCCAACTACTTCTTTGACGACGCCCTCGGAGAGATAACGCTCGAAGCCGAGAACCCCAGGATCCTGTCGCAGGAAGCGGGGTTCGACCTCGGCGGCGCCATGGAGCAGACAGGGTGGAAGATCAAGGTGAGGAAGGCCCCGCACATAAAGTCCACCGCCATTCAGAACGTGTACTACGCGCTGAAGGTCGGGAGCGAGGCCAGGGAGAAGTTCTACAGGGAGCTCGGGGAGGCGATCTTCAGACCGAGAATCGCAGCCGAAGAGCATGTGACCATCAAGACCCTCGGCGCGTTCCAGCAGGTGGGGAGGTCGTGCGTCCTGGTGGAGACGGCTGAGAGCAAGATCCTGCTGGACTGCGGCATCCATCCGGGCTCGAGGAACAGCTGGGACGCGTATCCGAGGCTCGACTGGGCCGATATAGCGCCCAATGAACTTGACGCCATAGTTGTCAGCCATGCGCATCTGGATCACCAGGGCTTCGTCCCAGCCATGTACAAGTACGGTTACGACGGGCCGGTGTACTGCACCGAGCCGACCCTGCCGCTCATGACCATGCTGCAGAACGACTTCGTGAAGATAGCACAGATAGAGGGCGGGAGGCTAATCTACGACCAGAAGGACATCCGCGACGAGATACAGCACGCCATAACACTTCCATACGGGATGGTCACAGACATTTCCCCCGACATCAAACTCGTGTTCAACAATGCAGGGCACATACTTGGTTCTGCCACGGTCCACCTGCACATAGGCGACGGAGCTCATAACATAGTCTACACAGGGGACTACAAGTACGGGAGGACGGCGCTGTTCGACTCGGCCACCTGGAACTACCCGCGCGTCGAGACGCTCATCACCGAGAGCACCTACGGAGCAAAGGAGGACATCATGCCCGTAAGGGAGGAGGTAGAGATGAGCTTCGTCAACGCCATCAACGAGACCCTCCGCCAGGGAGGGAAGGTGCTAATCCCCATCCCGGCCGTCGGGAGGGCCCAGGAGATTCTCATAGTTCTGGACCAGTACATGAGGAACAAGGTCCTGATGGAGGCGCCCGTCTTTATGGAAGGGATGATCTCCGAGGCCACGGCTATCCACGTCTCCTACGCCGACTACCTTTCGCGGGAGCTGAGGACCAAGATACTCGAAGAGGGGGTGAACCCGTTCAAGTCGGAGTACTTCACGGAAGTGGAGCACCCTTCAGACAGGGAGGAAGCATATCGCGAGGGGCCGGCCATCATAATGGCGACCTCTGGGATGCTCGAGGGGGGGCCGGTGCTGGACTACTTTGAGCACTTGGCGCCGTCTGAGAAGAACAAGATACTCTTCGTCTCTTACCAGGTCCAGGGATCTATGGGGAGGAGGGTCCTCGATGGTGGGAGCCAGGCGAGCCTCATGGACCAGAACGGGAAGATAAAGATCGTCGACGTCAAAGCCAAGGTACAGAAGGCCGACGGGTTCAGCGGCCACAGCGACTACAACCAGATTATCAGGTTCGTCGGGAAGGTGAGGCCCAAGCTCCAGCTCGTGATAGTGAACCACGGAGAGAAAAGGAAGACGGAGAACCTGGCATACTCTATCCAGAGGATATACCGCGTCCCCGCCATCCACCCGGCAGTGCAGGAAGCTATCCGGGTATACTAGCGGCGCTGGGTAACACGCCAGCTGCTGATGTAGAAACATTAAACGCGCAGCACATATCACGACAAGATAGTTGCAGCCTGAACCTCCTTCCAGAGGGCATGTTTGGCAGACCTAGCCTGGACTCGGCGTTCCCGACGCTACTCCCCAGGTCGGCCCCCATCGCAGACCGCGGTTCCCCTCTGATCATGATGGCATCGCCCCTCCGCTTCCACTCCGTGGAGACGGCTGTGATGTTGGTGGACAAGGGAGCGCGCCCCCGAGAAGCCATTCGATGACGAAATCATCGAGGCCGGCCCCGTGAGCCTCTGGAGGTCGAGGTTGACCTGACCCTTCAGGAAGGCGCGAGCCTGATCACGCAAATCCAGGGCGGAGTGCTCGTCTGAAGCTGCGGGGTCATCCGCGCGGGACCTCGCGACGAGGCAGTTCGCCTCAGGAGACCTCACCGTATCATAACGGGAGCCGAGAGAACGGAAAGCTGAACGGTCTCAGGACGCTGGTCCCGATCACTGCAGCCCGCGCCAGATGCGGACGCCTGGTGGGGTGATAACCACCCTTTCATCGCCCAGCCTGGCGATGTCTCCTCCGACAGAGGTTGCGAACTCGTAGAGCTGTTCAACGGACGACTTCAGTTCTTCGAGGCTCTTCTGGGCGAGCGGAGTCACCTTCAGGATGACGATTGTCTTGTTGGACACGTCTTCCTGTATCTTCGGGAGGTCCTCGATGCTCCTCAACGCCAGGGCCTTCAGTAGGACCTCCTTGCTCTGGCCCTCAAGCTTCCTCTCCTGCATCACGCCTGACATGAGACCTTGGTTTGCTGACATGGCGGCTATTATTAAGGGTAGGGAGGCAGTGCAAATCTATGATGGCCATGAAATTGTTAGACTCTGTTGTGGAGAATTGTTCAGAGGGAAGAAAATCCGTTCTCAGCTTAAAAGGGGAGGGGATGCTGAAACTGTTCGGCTTCAGAGAGACTTGTGGGCGTTCCAGTATCTGTCTCCGACATGATGCAGGTTCCTGATGCACCCTCCCTTGGTCATCGCAGTGGCCTCTGCACCCCCCACCAGGGAAGCACCTACCGCTATCGCCCTCCCTCTCTTCTCCTCCTTGACCACAACCATCCTTCCGGCCGGCCCCCAATCATCCATCACCCTGA
Proteins encoded in this region:
- a CDS encoding FAD binding domain-containing protein, which encodes MSSNNEVPKFGLLTASTPAEAVSFLTQYGDQARIVSGGTDLLYSMKNGVTYKTPKYVIDISSLPLNYIKYDATDGLRIGATTPVSAIASDPNIAQYYAVLSQAAATVAAPQIRNQATAAGDIIQDTWCWYLRNNYPCWQNGGNVCYGVLGDNRYYQSIFGGRLTFAVNPGDTPVAYFALNADVTVQGPNGTTNMPISQLLPGVAIVGGKVKENSLQHNEMITEIHVPVLPANSVSSWYKVRARQSFDFALASAAAVLTISGGTISHASLVLGGVDVAPHRATAAESFLVGQSLTTGTIQEAAAKAVEGATPLTTGTGNSFRVFLAQGAVSKALTLLS
- a CDS encoding xanthine dehydrogenase family protein molybdopterin-binding subunit, whose amino-acid sequence is MSSKPQSSGLNNLDPNAKFNLVGNQAVTRRDIYAKVTGQRKYTLDIGPSDIGQSTMWYAGFLVAPHPHAKVTSIDVSAAQAAGYVTLVESDLPVGALFGAGARAYPPLVSSEVLYPGQPVAVVAAPTANEVVDALNLIQVEYEQLPYVFDAQDALQATAPQLWPGGNVPGGGVGENGAVTSGTLTLNLGDVDTALANADVVYEDTFNTSIQQHFEIFPRGAVAYWTGGQLTVNASTQFAWAVQQLLAGYFAIPATDVRVSTSLGGYEDGGALGNGLGNKSSGEEYVLAAVLAQKIGAPVKFVHTRLTHARTTTNRWPLSATFRLGAMNDGTLVAIDGVYTANVGGRGGAQGADAVGDFYNAYNCPNMRFYSIPVTTDAYSNGAAMRSVGEEQGHFLMESAIDELAHKLNMDPAQFRLKNMRQAPNAVEPFANLPYTTIAQPQALQEAMQAFGWSNLWKGWGVPSSVNGTKRVGVGMCIQNASKGSPFPPSTSQVQVDPDGTVTVYIGLTDHGAGGNTTFPLIASEALGLTSMDNVKLIQSDTKYTTNASVTAGSQSTHNSHSLLYAVEDLKNQWFPIVASQLNANANNLAFGNDTIYDTTNPTNSISFKDAAALLTSSIKGFGVWQIPFNVAYRSTGARFAQVEVDTETAVVHVISHTFALGLGRTIFYKGAIHQMMGGSVMGIGSAFFEELLNDPSQNVTVKPGYPTSGSWLNPNYHDYQIPTIYENPDSANVIPVENIDPTGPFGATGIGENCIIAADISFINALSNALGGYRFHKTPVRIEDVVEAIQWMNSNPNGASGTTSSTTS
- a CDS encoding (2Fe-2S)-binding protein: MLNNVLRDDLGLIGTKRPCNRGECGGCTVLIDGVPYMSCTYPAYRAAGHSIVTVEGYNIPASAESRVLNALQLAWVQEDGGQCSGCQPGQIMSATALLLSNPNPTLDEIKTAMSGNICRCGNYDGIIASIQLAAQNLQGGSA
- a CDS encoding proteasome subunit beta: MTYHGTTTVGLVCSDGVVFATDTRVTAGGFIAHKKAKKLLKIDDNIAMTISGGVADLQYVADTLKYHTNTYRIEKGRPMPVKAAAQVVSNVAFSSRLYPLLVDVLIGGVDSTGGSIYNVDFFGSMNQEKMIATGSGSPVAYGILEAEFKEGMTTSKAYPLAAKAIIAATRRNVATGDHFDVAILDAEGFRELSETEKDKLLAQFTTDN
- a CDS encoding beta-CASP ribonuclease aCPSF1; its protein translation is MSAILTNIPAEAQITRIEYEGPRIALYTRNPAFLHKNSYVISEIVNSLKKRVVTRTEKSIRKQESDARQILERLVPPGAGASNYFFDDALGEITLEAENPRILSQEAGFDLGGAMEQTGWKIKVRKAPHIKSTAIQNVYYALKVGSEAREKFYRELGEAIFRPRIAAEEHVTIKTLGAFQQVGRSCVLVETAESKILLDCGIHPGSRNSWDAYPRLDWADIAPNELDAIVVSHAHLDHQGFVPAMYKYGYDGPVYCTEPTLPLMTMLQNDFVKIAQIEGGRLIYDQKDIRDEIQHAITLPYGMVTDISPDIKLVFNNAGHILGSATVHLHIGDGAHNIVYTGDYKYGRTALFDSATWNYPRVETLITESTYGAKEDIMPVREEVEMSFVNAINETLRQGGKVLIPIPAVGRAQEILIVLDQYMRNKVLMEAPVFMEGMISEATAIHVSYADYLSRELRTKILEEGVNPFKSEYFTEVEHPSDREEAYREGPAIIMATSGMLEGGPVLDYFEHLAPSEKNKILFVSYQVQGSMGRRVLDGGSQASLMDQNGKIKIVDVKAKVQKADGFSGHSDYNQIIRFVGKVRPKLQLVIVNHGEKRKTENLAYSIQRIYRVPAIHPAVQEAIRVY
- the sepF gene encoding cell division protein SepF translates to MQERKLEGQSKEVLLKALALRSIEDLPKIQEDVSNKTIVILKVTPLAQKSLEELKSSVEQLYEFATSVGGDIARLGDERVVITPPGVRIWRGLQ